The following are encoded together in the Lepidochelys kempii isolate rLepKem1 chromosome 7, rLepKem1.hap2, whole genome shotgun sequence genome:
- the VPS26A gene encoding vacuolar protein sorting-associated protein 26A isoform X2, translating to MSFLGGFFGPICEIDIILNDAETRKTAEIKTEDGKIEKHFLFYDGESVSGKVNIAFKQPGKRLEHQGIRIEFVGQIELFNDKSNTHEFVNLVKELALPGELTQSRSYDFEFMQVEKPYESYIGANVRLRYFLKVTIVRRLSDLVKEYDLIVHQLATYPDVNNSIKMEVGIEDCLHIEFEYNKSKYHLKDVIVGKIYFLLVRIKIQHMELQLIKKEITGIGPSTTTETETIAKYEIMDGAPVKGESIPIRLFLAGYDPTPTMRDVNKKFSVRYFLNLVLVDEEDRRYFKQQEIILWRKAPEKLRKPRTNFHQRFESPEPQASAEQPEM from the exons AGTTTTCTTGGAGGCTTTTTTGGTCCGATTTGTGAGATTGACATTATTCTTAATGATGCAGAAACACGAAAAACAGCAGAAATTAAAACTGAAGATGGCAAAATAGAAAAACACTTCCTCTTCTATGATGGTGAATCTGTTTCAGGAAAG gtgaaCATAGCCTTTAAACAACCTGGAAAGAGGTTAGAGCACCAAGGAATTAGAATTGAATTTGTAGGACAAATTG AACTCTTCAATGACAAGAGCAACACTCATGAATTTGTAAACCTAGTGAAAGAACTGGCCTTACCAGGAGAACTGACACAAAGCAGAAGTTATGACTTTGAGTTTATGCAAGTTGAGAAGCCATATGAATCCTACATTGGTGCCAATGTCAGATTGAG GTATTTTCTTAAAGTGACAATAGTAAGACGACTGTCAGACTTGGTAAAAGAATATGATCTTATTGTTCACCAGCTTGCGACATACCCAGATGTTAACAACTCTATTAAAATGGAAGTAGGCATTGAAGACTGCCTGCATATAGAATTTGAATATAACAAGTCGAA GTATCACTTAAAGGATGTGATTGTTGGAAAAATTTATTTCCTCTTAGTAAGAATAAAAATTCAGCACATGGAGTTGCAGCTGATCAAAAAGGAGATCACTGGAATTG GGCCCAGTACCACAACAGAGACGGAAACCATTGCTAAGTATGAAATAATGGATGGTGCGCCAGTCAAAG GTGAATCAATTCCTATAAGACTTTTCTTAGCAGGCTATGATCCAACGCCTACAATGAGGGATGTGAACAAAAAATTTTCAGTGAGATACTTTTTGAATCTAGTGCTTGTGGATGAAGAAGACAGACGGTACTTCAAACAACAG GAAATAATTCTTTGGAGAAAAGCTCCTGAGAAACTGAGGAAACCACGAACAAATTTTCACCAGCGGTTTGAATCTCCAGAACCACAAGCATCTGCTGAGCAACCTGAAATGTGA